ACGATGCTGCGGCGATCGCCAAGCTCGCCGAGGCCGATGCGCTGGCGCCGTACTGGAACGATTCGAGCGGTGGATTGCTCAAGCTCGCCGACCGCTTGCTGCAGGCTCGCCTGCGCGAACGGGCGGGAGATCGAGCGGCGGCGGCAGCGCTGCGTGCCGAGGTCGCGGCGGTCAATCCGTCGCTGGCTCCGCTGGAGGCGAGCGCGCTGATCGCCATCCCGCCCCGGACGTGAGGGGGAAGACGCCGTTCGTGCTCCCGGACCGCCGGCGGTGGCTACCGTCGACACCGGGCGCTCACCACGTGGGGGCCGTCGCCCGGACGGTGTCAGATCTCGGACGGTCAGCTTGCAGGAGGGGTGATCGCAGCGCCGCAGCCCTCGCCAGCCGAGCGGATCAGCTCGCGGGCGACGGCTCGATCGACGGGGGCGGGTCGGACGGCGGCCGGGGATCGATTGTCCAGCGTGCACCGCGCGCGAGGCGGCTGCGGACATCGCTCTCCGAGAGCGCCGGCGCGAAGTAGAACCCCTGGCCGAGCGGGCAGTCGAGCGAGCGCAGGGTCGCCGCCTGAGCGGCATCCTCGATCCCTTCGGCCACCACTTCGAGGCCGAGGCCGTGCGCGAGCCCGACGATGGCCCGCACGATCTCCATGCTGTCGGCGGCGTCGAGCATTCCGCGGACGAACGAGCGGTCGATCTTGACGCGGTCGATCGGCAGGCGATGGAGGTAGGAGAGCGACGAGTACCCGGTCCCGAAGTCGTCGAGGTCGAGACCGACGCCGAGTCGCTTCAGCGCAGCGAGCGTCCCAGAGGCGATCTCGGTGTGATCGATGATCGCGCTCTCGGTCACCTCGAGCCGCAGGCGCTCCGGCGCGAGGCCGGAGATCGCCAGCGCCCGTTCCACCCGCTCGGCGAGCTCGGACTGGGCGAGCTGGCGCGCCGACAGGTTGACGCTCATCGTGATCCTCGCGATCCACGGGTGGCTGCGGGTCCACTCGACGAGGCGACGGCAAGCCTCCTCGAGGACCCACCAGCCGAGCGGGGCGATCAGCCCCGTCTCTTCGGCGAGCGGCAGGTACTCCTCGATCGGCACCGCCCCGCGGGTCGGATGCGTCCAGCGGAGCAGGCTCTCGAAGCCGGACAGCGCGTCGTCGGCGAGGGCGACGATCGGCTGGAACCGCAGCTCGAACGACCGCTGTTCGACCGCGCGCCGCAGATCGCTCTCGAGCAGCAGGAGCTTCATCGCGCGAGCGTGCATCCCGGTGTCGAAGACCTGATGCCGCGCCTTTCCCAAGTTCTTGGCGCGGTACATCGCGGTGTCGGCGTCGCGCAGCACGTCCTCGGGCTTGGAGTAGCCGGTCCGCGAGGTCGCGATGCCGATGCTCGCCGTGGTGAAGACCTCGTTGTCGGCGAGATCGAGCGGCATGGCGAGCTCGGTGTGGATCCGTCTGGCCGCCTCGCTCGCCTGCTCGACGGAGTGGATGTCGTCGAGCAGGATCGCGAACTCGTCGCCACCGAGGCGAGCCACCGTGTCCCCCGGCCGCAGGCAGCGGGCGAGACGCTCGCCGACGGCCACGAGCACCCGGTCGCCGGCGGCGTGACCGAGGCTGTCGTTGATCACCTTGAAGCGATCGAGGTCGAGGAAGAGAACGGCGAAGAGGTACTCGGCGTTGCGCTGCGTCCGTGACAGGGCGTTTGCCAGCCGATCGAGGAACAGCACCCGGTTCGGCAGACCGGTCAGCTGGTCGTGCAGGGCGTCGTGGACGAGCTGCTCCTCGGCGCTCTTGCGCTCCGTCACGTCGGTCTGCGATCCCGCCACTCGCGTCGGACGACCGGCAGGATCGCGCACCGCCAGGCCGCGCACCAGCATCCAGCGATCGGTTCCGTCGCGATGCCGCAGGCGGTACTCACCTTCGAAATGGGAGGTGTGGCCGGCCACGTGGGCTTCGAGCGCGGCGCGCATCGATTCGCGGTCGTCGGGATGGACGCAGTCGAGCCAGGCGGCGAGCCCGTCGCCGAGCTCGCTCGTGGACCTGCCGAGCATCGCCTTCCAGCGCGGCGAGAAGTAGATCCGGCCGGTGGCCAGATTCCAGTCCCAGAGCCCGTCGTTGGCCGCCTGGGCGGCGAGGGCGTAGCGCTCCTCGCTCTCGGTCAGCTCGGCGGTGCGGTTCTCGACCTCCTTCTGCAGAGCGCGGTTCCAGGAGATCGCCAGCAGCACCCCGCCGAGCGCGACGACGACGAGCAGCGCGAGGCAGTGCAGGACGAGCAGGTCGAGGCTGGAGACCGCGTCGCGAACCCGCTCTGCTACTTCAGGCGACACCGAGGCGCGGATCGAGCTCGCCATGTGCTCGCGAGCCATCCGGCCGCTCGTCCAAATGAACATGGCCACGATGGCCGTGCTGGCCACCGCGATGCCGATGAGCCAGCCCACCGAAGCCCGGGACCGCGGCGGATCGGCGATCCAGCGGTCGCGCCAGGCGACGACGCGCGGGCTGGCCAGCGCGAGGACCGGGGCCGCGATGAACAGGGACTGCAACAGGGCGCCGATCCACCAGCCCTCCCAGAGCGCGAAGGTCTCGAGCGGGCCGAAGGCGCGCGTGTGGGCCCAGATGAACGAACCGCTCGAACCGGCGAGCGCGGCGCCCGCCGAGAAGGCCACGTACCAGAAGAAGGAGGCGGGAGTGCGCAGATCGAAGCGCAGAGGCGCGGCGCGGTAGGCGAGGGCGTAGACCGCCAGACCGAGCGGGTCGGCGAGGGCGAAGAGGAGCGCCCAGAGGGGGTCCATGCCACCGCCGAGCGCCCCCACCAGCGTCGCGAGGTACGCCGGGATGAAGGCCCAGGGCAGGCCCAGCCAGAAGAGCGCCAGCGTGCAAAGGACGAGCGGCGGGTAGATCGTGACGTAGAAGTGGAGCGGTCCGATGGCGAGCGGCAGCCCGTTCCAGTCGAGCCGCACCATCGCCAGGCTCGACAAGATGCAGACCACGGTGAACAGCCCGCCGACGCCGAAGAGCAGCGCACGGTTGCGAAACGGCAGCGACCCACCACCGGCGAGGGTGCGGACGAACGGGACCGGCCGCCAGCGGCAGCGCGCGGCGGCCGAGCGCCGGGCCTCCACTCCCGCGGGAGTGGGGGGCGCGGTTGGACGCGTCGCGGCAGGTGCCGTCTCGGGCATCGTGGGTTCCGTGTCGGAGCGAGTCTAGCCGGAAGCGGTGGCCGGTTCACCTCCGGCCGCCAACTTCCGGCGGTCTCGCGTCAGTTCCGCGCCGGGGATTCCGTCTTGGGAGATCGGGGAAGTGGGAAGCCGGGTGCCGAGCGACCGGCACCGGGAACGAGAACCGATGAAGCGAGGGAGGAGACAGGAATGCACGCCGTCGAACGGGCCCGCACCATCGCCGAGCTCCCCGCGGACGAGAGGCCGCGAGAGCGTCTCGTCGCCCAGGGGCCGGCCGCGCTCGGTGACGCCGAGCTCGTCGCCGTCCTGTTGCGCACCGGCCACCCGGGAGCGTCGGCGTTGGAGGTGGCGCGGGCGCTCCTCGCCTCCGGAGGGGGCCTCGCGGGACTAGCCACCGCGAGCGCCGCCTCGCTGCGCCGGCGGGGTCTGGGCGAGGCGAAGGCGGCGAGCGTGCTCGCCGCGGTCGAGCTGGCGCGGCGGCTCGCTCGAGCCGAAGTGGCCGAGCGCCCGCCGCTCGCCCATCCCGCCGCGGTCGCGGGCTATCTCTCCCTGCGCTACGCGGTCCGCGACCAGGAGGTGATGGGGGCCCTCTTTCTCGACAGTCGCCACCGCCTGCTCGCCGATCGCGAGCTCTTTCGCGGCACGCTCTCCCGAGCCGCCGTCGAGCCCCGTGCCCTGCTGCGCGAAGGGCTGCTGCTCGGTGCCGGTGGGTTGATCCTCTTCCACACTCATCCGAGCGGCGATCCGTCGCCGAGTGCGGAAGACCTGGCCTTCACCCGGCGGATGGCCGAGGCCGGAGAGGCGGTCGGCGTGCGTCTGATCGACCATCTGGTGGTGGGCTCGGTCGGTCGCTGGACGTCGCTGCGCGAGCGCGGGGCATGGTAGCTTTGCCGCCCCATGGGGCGACTCGAGCCAGGCACCTCAGGCCCGCCGTTCAGCCGGTCGACGCGCGATCGGCTGGTTCACGGACTGGCCGGCCTCGGCGATGTGCGCTGGGCCGTGGCCGATCTCGGCGGCGTCGTGGAGGAAGCACGCCGCCGCCACGACCTGTCGCCGATCGCCGCCTCGGCACTCGGGCGCACGATGAGCGGAGCGGCTCTGCTGATGTTCCTTTCGACCAAGGCCTGGGAGCGAATGGTCGTCGACGTGCGTGGCGACGGACCGCTCGGCAAGGTGACCGCCGAGATCGACGCCTCCGGCAATCTGCGTGGCCTGGTCGGCGAGCCACGCGTCGAGTCCGCGGACGGCGAGCGGCTGTCGATCGCCGCGGCGGTGGGCAAGGGGCTGCTGCGCGTTCGCCGAGAGGGCCCGCGCGGTGCCCACGAGAGCCAGGTCGAGCTGGCCACCGGGGAGATCGGTCTCGACCTCGCCCATTACCTCGAGCAGAGTGAGCAGACCTCGTCGGCGGTGATGCTGGGAGTGCTGGCGCGCAGCGAAGGGGTCGCCGCCGCCGGCGGGATGATCGTCGAGCTGATGCCGGCGGCGCGCGAGGAGCACGTCGCCGCTCTCGAGCGCAACATCGCCGCCCTCGGCGGCGTGAGCCCGCTGCTCGAAAGGTCCGGTGTCGCCGGACTCGTCGAGGCCGTGCTCGCCGGGCTCGACCGCGAGATCCTCGGTGAGCAGGAGCTGCGCTTCCGCTGTCGCTGCCGTCGCGACGAGTTGCGCCAGCGGCTCGCCACGTTGCCGGAGGACGACCGGGCCTCGCTCGCCGACGAGCAGGGCCGGCTGGTGGCCGAGTGCGCCTACTGCGCCGCCCGCTACGTCTTCTCGACGACCGAGCTCGCGCCCTCCTGAGCACCGGCCCCTGCTAGACTCGACGGTCGCGAGGCCGCCATGCGTACTTTCTACGTCACGACACCGATCTACTACGTCAACGATCTGCCCCACATCGGGCACATCTTCACCACGGTCGTCGCCGATACCGTCGCCCGCTACCGCCGGATGGCCGGCGATGACGTGCGATTCCTCACCGGAACCGACGAGCACGGCCAGAACATCGAGCGGGCCGCGGCGCGGGAGGGCGTC
This genomic window from Holophagales bacterium contains:
- the radC gene encoding DNA repair protein RadC; protein product: MHAVERARTIAELPADERPRERLVAQGPAALGDAELVAVLLRTGHPGASALEVARALLASGGGLAGLATASAASLRRRGLGEAKAASVLAAVELARRLARAEVAERPPLAHPAAVAGYLSLRYAVRDQEVMGALFLDSRHRLLADRELFRGTLSRAAVEPRALLREGLLLGAGGLILFHTHPSGDPSPSAEDLAFTRRMAEAGEAVGVRLIDHLVVGSVGRWTSLRERGAW
- a CDS encoding Hsp33 family molecular chaperone HslO; this translates as MGRLEPGTSGPPFSRSTRDRLVHGLAGLGDVRWAVADLGGVVEEARRRHDLSPIAASALGRTMSGAALLMFLSTKAWERMVVDVRGDGPLGKVTAEIDASGNLRGLVGEPRVESADGERLSIAAAVGKGLLRVRREGPRGAHESQVELATGEIGLDLAHYLEQSEQTSSAVMLGVLARSEGVAAAGGMIVELMPAAREEHVAALERNIAALGGVSPLLERSGVAGLVEAVLAGLDREILGEQELRFRCRCRRDELRQRLATLPEDDRASLADEQGRLVAECAYCAARYVFSTTELAPS
- a CDS encoding EAL domain-containing protein, giving the protein MPETAPAATRPTAPPTPAGVEARRSAAARCRWRPVPFVRTLAGGGSLPFRNRALLFGVGGLFTVVCILSSLAMVRLDWNGLPLAIGPLHFYVTIYPPLVLCTLALFWLGLPWAFIPAYLATLVGALGGGMDPLWALLFALADPLGLAVYALAYRAAPLRFDLRTPASFFWYVAFSAGAALAGSSGSFIWAHTRAFGPLETFALWEGWWIGALLQSLFIAAPVLALASPRVVAWRDRWIADPPRSRASVGWLIGIAVASTAIVAMFIWTSGRMAREHMASSIRASVSPEVAERVRDAVSSLDLLVLHCLALLVVVALGGVLLAISWNRALQKEVENRTAELTESEERYALAAQAANDGLWDWNLATGRIYFSPRWKAMLGRSTSELGDGLAAWLDCVHPDDRESMRAALEAHVAGHTSHFEGEYRLRHRDGTDRWMLVRGLAVRDPAGRPTRVAGSQTDVTERKSAEEQLVHDALHDQLTGLPNRVLFLDRLANALSRTQRNAEYLFAVLFLDLDRFKVINDSLGHAAGDRVLVAVGERLARCLRPGDTVARLGGDEFAILLDDIHSVEQASEAARRIHTELAMPLDLADNEVFTTASIGIATSRTGYSKPEDVLRDADTAMYRAKNLGKARHQVFDTGMHARAMKLLLLESDLRRAVEQRSFELRFQPIVALADDALSGFESLLRWTHPTRGAVPIEEYLPLAEETGLIAPLGWWVLEEACRRLVEWTRSHPWIARITMSVNLSARQLAQSELAERVERALAISGLAPERLRLEVTESAIIDHTEIASGTLAALKRLGVGLDLDDFGTGYSSLSYLHRLPIDRVKIDRSFVRGMLDAADSMEIVRAIVGLAHGLGLEVVAEGIEDAAQAATLRSLDCPLGQGFYFAPALSESDVRSRLARGARWTIDPRPPSDPPPSIEPSPAS